From a region of the Oryza sativa Japonica Group chromosome 6, ASM3414082v1 genome:
- the LOC9270797 gene encoding metalloendoproteinase 2-MMP, translated as MATTTSPLVVVLLAVVAAIAVSLVQPAFALPAGLPDIKSLTNPWSAFKNLSGCHFGDERQGLGKLKDYLWHFGYLSYPSSSSLSPSFNDLFDADMELAIKMYQGNFGLDVTGDLDAATVSQMMAPRCGVADVVNGTSTMGGGGGVRGRGLYSYFPGSPRWPRSRTTLRYAITATSQTSIDRATLSKVFASAFARWSAATTLNFTEAASAADADITIGFYGGDHGDGEAFDGPLGTLAHAFSPTNGRLHLDASEAWVAGGDVTRASSNAAVDLESVAVHEIGHILGLGHSSAADSIMFPTLTSRTKKVNLATDDVAGIQGLYGNNPNFKGVTPPATSSREMDSAGAGELSRPWRRLLDGAAGLLVGLSLAWL; from the coding sequence atggccaccaccacctcccctctcgttgtcgtcctcctcgccgtcgtcgcggcgATCGCCGTCTCGCTGGTGCAACCGGCGTTCGCCTTGCCGGCCGGTCTCCCGGACATCAAGTCTCTCACTAATCCATGGTCGGCGTTCAAGAACCTCTCCGGGTGCCACTTCGGCGACGAGAGGCAAGGCCTTGGCAAGCTCAAGGACTACCTATGGCACTTCGGCTACCTCTCCtatccgtcgtcgtcgtcgttgtcgccgtCGTTCAATGATCTGTTCGACGCCGACATGGAGCTGGCAATCAAGATGTACCAGGGGAACTTCGGCCTCGACGTCACCGGCGACCTCGACGCGGCGACCGTGTCCCAGATGATGGCGCCGCGGTgcggcgtcgccgacgtcgTGAACGGCACGTCcaccatgggcggcggcggcggcgtccgcggcCGCGGGCTGTACTCCTACTTCCCCGGCTCGCCGCGGTGGCCGCGGTCAAGGACGACGCTGAGGTACGCGATCACGGCGACGTCGCAGACGTCCATCGACCGGGCGACGCTGAGCAAGGTGTTCGCGAGCGCGTTcgcgcggtggtcggcggcgacgacgctcAACTTCACGGAGGCCGCGTCGGCGGCCGACGCCGACATCACCATCGGGTTCTACGGCGGCgaccacggcgacggcgaggcgttCGACGGGCCGCTCGGCACGCTGGCGCACGCGTTCTCGCCGACCAACGGGCGCCTCCACCTGGACGCCTCGGAGGCgtgggtggccggcggcgacgtgaCGCGGGCGTCGTCGAACGCCGCCGTCGACCTGGAGTCCGTGGCGGTGCACGAGATCGGCCACATCCTCGGCCTCGGCcactcgtcggcggcggactCCATCATGTTCCCGACGCTCACGTCGCGCACCAAGAAGGTGAACCTCGCCACCGACGACGTCGCCGGCATCCAGGGCCTGTACGGGAACAACCCCAACTTCAAGGGCgtcacgccgccggcgacgagcagccGGGAGATGgacagcgccggcgccggcgagctctcCCGGCCGTGGCGACGCTTGCTCGACGGCGCCGCGGGCTTGCTCGTCGGGTTGTCGCTAGCGTGGTTGTAG
- the LOC107276738 gene encoding protein NRT1/ PTR FAMILY 5.8 has product MERLAYKGVGSNLVTYLTEVVEMSTSAAAKSVSAWSGVTSMLPLLTAVLTDSYWDRYSTITASSLFYVFVLIGVALVALLRTRVPYSTLIFPLYLISIGQGGYNPSLQAFGADQLDIGDDDDGGDNGTPTTEEQRSKVRSVFFQWWYIGMCSGSLLGNSTMSYVQDTVGWGIGFAVPAAVMAVSVAAFFCCTPLYKKRQPRVVHHKPCRDSVLKALKSPLASVTARKITLPSRDGDDDADIVSELELQDKPLKLVDQKQEEAMSEAAAPSVGKIIVRLLPIWTMLLMFAVIFQQPMTFFTKQGMLMDHRVGAVFVIPPAMLQSSITVSIILLMPLYDRVVVPLTGHGKGITVLQRIGVGMVLSIVAMAVAALVEARRPRAAASSSSGGRLSIFWLLPQYVLLGVSDVFTVVGMQEFFYTQVPSAMRTVGIALYLSVFGVGSFVGAFLITALEMATAGGGGGGHDHGWFSDDPREARLDKYYWFLALLSCVSFVVFTHLCKYY; this is encoded by the exons ATGGAGAGGCTGGCGTACAAGGGGGTGGGGTCGAACCTGGTGACGTACCTGACGGAGGTGGTGGAGATgagcacgtcggcggcggcgaagagcgtCAGCGCGTGGAGCGGGGTGACGTCCATGCTGCCGCTCCTCACCGCCGTCCTCACCGACTCTTACTGGGACCGTTACTCCACTATCACGGCCTCCTCCTTGTTCTACGTCTTT GTGTTAATAGGAGTTGCCTTAGTGGCACTGTTGCGCACAAGGGTGCCCTACTCGACGCTCATCTTCCCACTCTACCTCATCTCCATCGGGCAAGGCGGCTACAACCCTTCACTGCAAGCCTTCGGCGCCGACCAGCTCGacatcggcgacgacgacgacggcggcgacaatgGCACACCAACAACAGAAGAGCAGAGGAGCAAGGTGAGGAGCGTCTTCTTCCAGTGGTGGTACATCGGCATGTGCAGCGGCAGCCTGCTGGGCAATTCGACCATGTCCTACGTCCAGGACACCGTCGGCTGGGGCATCGGCTTCGCCGTCCCGGCCGCCGTCATGgccgtctccgtcgccgccttcttctGTTGCACTCCCCTCTACAAGAAGAGGCAACCGAGAGTTGTTCATCACAAGCCTTGTCGTGACAGCGTCCTCAAAGCTCTCAAATCGCCTCTCGCAAGTGTCACTGCCAGAAAGATCACCCTGCCATCCAGagacggcgacgatgacgctGACATTGTGTCTGAGCTAGA GTTGCAGGATAAGCCACTGAAGCTGGTTGATCAGAAGCAGGAGGAGGCCATGAGTGAGGCTGCAGCACCAAGCGTGGGCAAGATCATAGTGAGGCTGCTGCCAATCTGGacgatgctgctcatgttcgcGGTCATCTTCCAGCAGCCGATGACGTTCTTCACCAAGCAGGGGATGTTGATGGACCACCGCGTCGGCGCCGTGTTCGTGATCCCTCCAGCGATGCTGCAGAGCTCCATCACCGTCTCCATCATCCTCCTCATGCCGCTCTACGACCGGGTGGTGGTGCCGCTCACCGGCCACGGCAAGGGGATCACCGTGCTCCAGCGGATCGGCGTCGGGATGGTGCTCTCCATCGTCGCCATGGCGGTAGCCGCGCTCGTCGAGGcgcgccgcccccgcgccgccgcgtcgtcctcgtccGGCGGCCGCCTGAGCATATTCTGGCTCCTCCCGCAGTACGTCCTCCTCGGCGTCTCCGACGTGTTCACCGTGGTGGGCATGCAGGAGTTCTTCTACACCCAGGTCCCCAGCGCCATGAGGACCGTCGGCATCGCGCTCTACCTCAGCGTCTTCGGCGTCGGCAGCTTCGTCGGCGCGTTCCTCATCACCGCGCTcgagatggcgacggcggggggcggcgggggcgggcaCGATCACGGGTGGTTCTCCGATGATCCCCGGGAGGCGCGGCTGGACAAGTACTACTGGTTCTTGGCGCTCCTCAGCTGCGTCAGCTTCGTCGTCTTCACACACTTGTGCAAGTACTACTAA